The stretch of DNA GGCGTGCGTGAGCGGTTCGACGCCCTGCACGTCGAGTTTTTCGAGCTGAGCCACGTAGTCGAGGATCGCCCCGAGCTGGGCCCCGTAGCGGGCGAGGTCCGCTTCCGAAAGCTTCAGGTGCGCCAGCCGGACGACGTGCTCGACGGTTTTGCGGTCGATGGCCATGAGGGCGCTACTTTACCAGACCCGACCCCCGGGAGTCTACGGCCTTCCGTCGAGGGCCCGCCGGAGGGAGGCCACGAAGCGCTCGACGTCGCGGGGCTTGCCGCCGGCCTCGACGAGGCGCAGGAGGGCGCTTCCGACGACGACCCCGTCGGCCTCCGCCGCGGCGCGGGCGGCGTCGGCGGGCGAGGCGATCCCGAAGCCCACGCAGAGGGGGCGGTCGGTCAGGCGCCGGACGCGGCGGACGAAGGAGGAGACGTCCGACGAGAGTTTCGCGCCGGTGACGCCCTTGAGGGAGACGAGGTAGATCCACCGTTCGGAGAGGCGCGCGATGCGCCGGATGCGTTCGTCCGAGCAAGTGGGGGAGACCAGGAAGATGAGCGGAACTCCCGCGCGCCTGGCGGCGGGCCGCAGGCCGTCGGCTTCTTCGGGAGGGAGGTCCGGAACGATCACGCCGCGGAGTCCGGCGCGGGCGGCGCGGCCGAAGAAGCGCCGCGGATCGTACTGGAGGATCGGGTTGACGTAGGTCATGAAGTCGAGCGGGGTTTCCCGGAAGGACTCGGCCAGCCGGAAG from Planctomycetota bacterium encodes:
- the gatC gene encoding Asp-tRNA(Asn)/Glu-tRNA(Gln) amidotransferase subunit GatC; translation: MAIDRKTVEHVVRLAHLKLSEADLARYGAQLGAILDYVAQLEKLDVQGVEPLTHAAESAGVFREDVPRPCLPREEALKNAPERTGDFFVVPRVIE
- the trpA gene encoding tryptophan synthase subunit alpha, with product MTAARKLLIPFVTAGYPTRTGCRELLKACAAGGADEIELGIPFSDPLADGPVIQATSQKALDRGATPEDAFRLAESFRETPLDFMTYVNPILQYDPRRFFGRAARAGLRGVIVPDLPPEEADGLRPAARRAGVPLIFLVSPTCSDERIRRIARLSERWIYLVSLKGVTGAKLSSDVSSFVRRVRRLTDRPLCVGFGIASPADAARAAAEADGVVVGSALLRLVEAGGKPRDVERFVASLRRALDGRP